From one Azospirillum ramasamyi genomic stretch:
- a CDS encoding glutathione S-transferase family protein: protein MSDLTLVVGSKAYSSWSLRPWLAMKQAGLAFAETVIPLRQPDTAARIAGHSPSGRVPTLIHDGLTVWDSLAICEYVAELAPEAGLWPADRAARAVARSVSAEMHSGFASLRSTMPMNLKRDRKGEGMTEATAADIARIQALWADARARFGIPAGGPFLFGAFTIADAMFAPVVTRFQTYGVAVEAETRAYMDAVLALPAMEEWTAAAKDEPWEFEP, encoded by the coding sequence ATGTCCGACCTGACCCTGGTGGTGGGAAGCAAGGCTTATTCGTCCTGGTCGCTGCGCCCCTGGCTGGCGATGAAGCAGGCGGGGCTTGCCTTTGCCGAGACCGTCATCCCCCTGCGCCAGCCGGACACCGCCGCGCGCATCGCCGGACACTCCCCGTCGGGCCGCGTGCCCACCCTGATCCATGACGGGCTGACCGTCTGGGATTCGCTGGCGATCTGCGAATATGTGGCTGAACTGGCGCCCGAAGCCGGGCTGTGGCCGGCGGACCGGGCGGCGCGCGCGGTGGCGCGGTCGGTGTCGGCGGAGATGCATTCCGGCTTCGCCTCGCTGCGCAGCACCATGCCGATGAACCTCAAGCGCGACCGCAAGGGCGAGGGCATGACCGAGGCCACCGCCGCCGACATCGCCCGCATCCAGGCCCTGTGGGCCGATGCCCGCGCCCGCTTCGGCATCCCGGCGGGCGGTCCCTTCCTGTTCGGCGCCTTCACCATCGCCGACGCCATGTTCGCCCCGGTGGTGACGCGGTTCCAGACCTACGGCGTCGCGGTGGAGGCGGAGACGCGCGCCTATATGGACGCCGTGCTGGCCCTGCCGGCGATGGAGGAGTGGACCGCTGCGGCCAAGGATGAGCCCTGGGAGTTCGAGCCTTGA
- the fliG gene encoding flagellar motor switch protein FliG → MALKVREDYRTLTGPEKAAIMMLALGEEHASRLFALMDDEEIKELSQVMANLGTVSANLIERLFVEFAEQMSATGSLVGSFDSTERLLLKTLPKDKVDQIMEEIRGPAGRTMWDKLANVNESVLSNYLKNEYPQTVAVVLSKIRSDHAGRVLAQLPESFAMEVIMRMLRMEAVQKEVLDDVERTLRTEFMTNLARTSRRDSHEMLAEIFNGLDRTTEHRFMAALEERNRDSAERIKSLMFTFEDLSKLDPGGVQTMLRTVDKQKLGTALKGASESLKDLFFSNMSERAAKILREDMAAMGPVRVRDVDEAQMYMVQLAKDLAARGELVLAEGSGENELIY, encoded by the coding sequence ATGGCGTTGAAGGTTCGCGAGGACTACCGGACCCTCACCGGCCCGGAAAAGGCCGCCATCATGATGCTCGCGCTGGGCGAGGAGCACGCGTCCAGGCTGTTCGCGCTGATGGACGACGAGGAGATCAAGGAGCTGTCCCAGGTGATGGCCAACCTGGGCACCGTGTCGGCCAACCTGATCGAACGCCTGTTCGTCGAATTCGCCGAGCAGATGTCGGCCACCGGCTCGCTGGTCGGTTCCTTCGATTCGACCGAACGGCTGCTGCTGAAGACCCTGCCGAAGGACAAGGTCGACCAGATCATGGAGGAAATCCGCGGTCCGGCCGGCCGCACCATGTGGGACAAGCTGGCCAACGTCAACGAGTCGGTGCTGTCCAACTATCTGAAGAACGAGTACCCGCAGACCGTCGCGGTGGTGTTGTCCAAGATCCGCTCCGACCATGCCGGCCGGGTGCTGGCGCAGCTGCCGGAAAGCTTCGCGATGGAGGTCATCATGCGCATGCTGCGCATGGAGGCGGTGCAGAAGGAGGTTCTGGACGACGTGGAGCGCACGCTGCGCACCGAGTTCATGACCAACCTCGCCCGCACCAGCCGGCGCGACAGCCACGAGATGCTGGCGGAGATCTTCAACGGGCTGGACCGCACCACCGAGCACCGCTTCATGGCCGCGCTGGAGGAGCGCAACCGCGACAGCGCCGAGCGCATCAAGTCGCTGATGTTCACCTTCGAGGATCTGTCCAAGCTCGACCCCGGCGGCGTCCAGACGATGCTGCGGACGGTGGACAAGCAGAAGCTGGGCACCGCGCTGAAGGGCGCGTCGGAGTCGCTGAAGGATCTGTTCTTCTCCAACATGTCCGAGCGCGCCGCCAAGATCCTGCGCGAGGACATGGCCGCCATGGGCCCAGTCCGCGTCCGCGACGTGGACGAGGCGCAGATGTACATGGTCCAGCTGGCCAAGGATCTCGCCGCCCGCGGCGAGCTGGTGCTGGCCGAGGGCAGCGGCGAGAACGAGCTGATCTACTGA
- a CDS encoding DUF2000 domain-containing protein yields the protein MPDTRMPNGPMPNGPMTETAAPDAPVRFDTKVALVIRADLPVWRKLNVAAFLATGIAAAAPEALGEPYVDGAGRHYGRMLGQPILIFAADGDRLRAVRDGALERGLTLVPYVAAMFATGHDAANRAAFRAEDPAAPDLVGLALRGPKKTVDKTVKGLALHG from the coding sequence ATGCCCGACACCCGGATGCCCAATGGCCCGATGCCCAATGGCCCGATGACCGAAACCGCCGCCCCCGACGCACCCGTCCGCTTCGACACCAAGGTCGCGCTGGTCATCCGCGCCGATCTGCCGGTGTGGCGGAAGCTGAACGTCGCCGCCTTCCTGGCCACCGGCATCGCCGCCGCGGCCCCCGAAGCGCTGGGCGAACCCTATGTCGACGGTGCCGGCCGCCACTATGGCCGGATGCTCGGCCAGCCGATCCTGATCTTCGCCGCCGATGGCGACCGGCTGCGGGCCGTCCGCGACGGCGCCTTGGAACGGGGGCTGACACTGGTGCCCTACGTCGCCGCCATGTTCGCCACGGGGCATGATGCCGCCAACCGCGCCGCTTTCCGGGCCGAGGATCCGGCCGCCCCCGATCTGGTCGGGCTGGCCCTGCGCGGTCCGAAGAAGACGGTCGACAAGACGGTGAAGGGGCTCGCCCTGCACGGGTAG
- the gltB gene encoding glutamate synthase large subunit — MTTELNQGEQFVADFRANAAALTTAHAYNPADEHDACGVGFIAAIDGKPRRSVVEKGIEALKAVWHRGAVDADGKTGDGAGIHVQVPQKFFKDHVKVIGHTPPENNLAVGQVFLPRISLDAQEACRCIVETEILAFGYYIYGWRQVPINVDIIGEKANATRPEIEQIIIGNSKGVSDEQFELDLYIIRRRIEKAVHGEQINDFYICSLSARSIIYKGMFLAEQLSTFYPDLTDDRFESSFAIYHQRYSTNTFPTWPLAQPFRMLAHNGEINTLKGNVNWMKAHETRMEHAVFGTHMADLKPVIGVGLSDSGALDSVFEVMVRAGRSAPMVKMMLVPQALTSSQTTPENHKALISYCNSVMEPWDGPAALAMTDGRWVVGGMDRNGLRPMRYTITADGLIIGGSETGMVKIEENQVIEKGRLGPGEMIAVDLQAGKLFTDRELKDHLASQKPWGQWVKNTTHLDELVKSASLKGEPSEMEKEELRRRQMAFGLAMEDMELILHPMAEDGKEAIGSMGDDSPIAVLSDKYRGLHHFFRQNFSQVTNPPIDSLRERRVMSLKTRLGNLGNILDEDESQTRLLQLDSPVLTTAEFHAMREYMGDTAAVIDATFPADAGPDALRDALRRIRQEAEDAVRGGANHVIMTDEAMGPTRAAIPAILATGAVHTHLIRSNLRTFTSLNLRTAECLDTHYFAVLIGVGATTVNAYLAQEAVAERQRRGLLGSLSLEKAMTNYKKAIDDGLLKIMSKMGISVISSYRGGGNFEAIGLSRALVAEHFPAMVSRISGIGLNGIQKKVLEQHALAYAGEALPLPVGGFYRFRKSGDRHGWEGGIIHTLQQAVTNDSYTTFKKYSEQVNKRPPMQLRDLLEFRTTKAAVPVDEVESITAIRKRFITPGMSMGALSPEAHGTLNVAMNRIGAKSDSGEGGEDPARFRPDKNGDNWNSAIKQVASGRFGVTAEYLNQCRELEIKVAQGAKPGEGGQLPGFKVTEMIARLRHSTPGVMLISPPPHHDIYSIEDLAQLIYDLKQINPDAKVTVKLVSRSGIGTIAAGVAKANADIILISGNSGGTGASPQTSIKFAGLPWEMGLSEVHQVLTLNKLRHRVRLRTDGGLKTGRDIVIAAMLGAEEFGIGTASLIAMGCIMVRQCHSNTCPVGVCVQDEKLREKFVGTPEKVVNLFTFLAEEVREILARLGFRSLNEVIGRTDLLHQVSRGGAHLDDLDLNPLLAQADPGENARYCTLQGRNEVPDTLDARIVADARPLFEEGEKMQLAYNARNTQRAIGTRLSSMVTRKFGMFGLQPGHITVRLRGTAGQSLGAFAVQGIKLEVMGDANDYVGKGLSGGTIVVRPATSSPLESNRNTIIGNTVLYGATAGKLFAAGQAGERFAVRNSGATVVVEGCGSNGCEYMTGGTAVILGKVGDNFAAGMTGGMAYLYDPEDSLPLHINEESVIFQRIEVPHYEAQLRALIEEHVAETQSRFAAEILNDWQRELGHFWQVVPKEMLHRLAVPVTLPRAIPAE; from the coding sequence ATGACCACCGAGTTGAACCAGGGTGAGCAGTTCGTCGCCGATTTCCGCGCCAACGCCGCGGCGCTGACCACTGCGCACGCCTACAATCCGGCCGACGAGCACGACGCCTGCGGCGTCGGCTTCATCGCCGCGATCGACGGCAAGCCCCGCCGCTCGGTGGTCGAGAAAGGCATCGAAGCCCTGAAGGCGGTCTGGCACCGCGGCGCGGTTGACGCCGACGGCAAGACGGGCGACGGCGCCGGCATCCATGTCCAGGTGCCGCAGAAGTTCTTCAAGGACCACGTCAAGGTCATCGGCCACACCCCGCCGGAGAACAACCTGGCGGTCGGCCAGGTCTTCCTGCCGCGCATCAGCCTGGACGCCCAGGAAGCCTGCCGCTGCATCGTCGAAACCGAGATCCTGGCCTTCGGCTACTACATCTACGGCTGGCGTCAGGTGCCGATCAACGTCGACATCATCGGCGAGAAGGCCAACGCGACCCGGCCCGAGATCGAGCAGATCATCATCGGCAACAGCAAGGGCGTGTCGGACGAGCAGTTCGAGCTCGACCTCTACATCATCCGCCGCCGCATCGAGAAGGCGGTGCATGGCGAGCAGATCAACGACTTCTACATCTGCTCGCTGTCGGCCCGTTCGATCATCTACAAGGGCATGTTCCTCGCCGAACAGCTGTCCACCTTCTACCCGGACCTGACCGACGACCGCTTCGAGTCGTCCTTCGCCATCTACCACCAGCGCTATTCGACCAACACCTTCCCGACCTGGCCGCTGGCCCAGCCCTTCCGCATGCTCGCCCACAACGGCGAGATCAACACGCTGAAGGGCAACGTCAACTGGATGAAGGCGCACGAGACCCGCATGGAGCATGCGGTGTTCGGCACCCACATGGCGGACCTGAAGCCGGTGATCGGCGTCGGCCTGTCGGACTCGGGCGCGCTGGACTCGGTGTTCGAGGTGATGGTCCGCGCCGGCCGCAGCGCGCCGATGGTCAAGATGATGCTGGTGCCGCAGGCGCTGACCAGCTCGCAGACCACGCCGGAAAACCACAAGGCCCTGATCTCCTACTGCAACTCGGTGATGGAGCCGTGGGACGGCCCGGCCGCGCTGGCGATGACCGACGGCCGCTGGGTCGTCGGCGGCATGGACCGCAACGGCCTGCGCCCGATGCGCTACACCATCACCGCCGACGGCCTGATCATCGGCGGTTCCGAGACCGGCATGGTCAAGATCGAGGAGAACCAGGTGATCGAAAAGGGCCGCCTCGGCCCGGGCGAGATGATCGCCGTCGATCTCCAGGCGGGCAAGCTGTTCACCGACCGTGAGCTGAAGGACCATCTGGCCAGCCAGAAGCCCTGGGGCCAGTGGGTCAAGAACACCACGCATCTGGACGAGCTGGTGAAGTCCGCCTCGCTGAAGGGCGAGCCGTCGGAGATGGAGAAGGAGGAGCTGCGCCGCCGCCAGATGGCCTTCGGCCTCGCCATGGAAGACATGGAGCTGATCCTCCACCCGATGGCGGAGGACGGGAAGGAAGCCATTGGCTCGATGGGCGACGACAGCCCGATCGCCGTGCTGTCCGACAAGTACCGCGGCCTGCACCACTTCTTCCGCCAGAACTTCTCCCAGGTCACCAATCCGCCCATCGACAGCTTGCGCGAGCGCCGGGTGATGAGCCTGAAGACGCGCCTCGGCAACCTCGGCAACATCCTGGACGAGGATGAGAGCCAGACCCGGTTGCTGCAACTCGACAGCCCGGTGCTGACCACCGCCGAATTCCACGCCATGCGTGAGTATATGGGCGACACCGCGGCGGTGATCGACGCCACCTTCCCGGCCGATGCCGGCCCCGACGCCCTGCGCGACGCGCTGCGCCGCATCCGCCAGGAGGCGGAGGACGCCGTGCGCGGCGGCGCCAACCACGTCATCATGACCGACGAGGCGATGGGTCCGACCCGCGCCGCCATCCCGGCGATCCTGGCGACCGGTGCGGTCCACACCCACCTGATCCGCTCCAACCTGCGCACCTTCACCTCGCTGAACCTGCGCACGGCGGAATGCCTGGACACCCATTACTTCGCGGTGCTGATCGGTGTCGGCGCCACCACCGTCAACGCCTATCTCGCCCAGGAAGCGGTGGCCGAGCGCCAGCGCCGCGGCCTGCTCGGCTCGCTGTCGCTGGAAAAGGCGATGACGAACTACAAGAAGGCCATCGACGACGGCCTGCTGAAGATCATGTCCAAGATGGGCATCTCGGTCATCAGCAGCTATCGCGGCGGCGGCAACTTCGAGGCCATCGGCCTCAGCCGCGCCCTGGTCGCCGAGCATTTCCCGGCGATGGTCAGCCGCATTTCCGGCATCGGCCTGAACGGCATCCAGAAGAAGGTGCTGGAGCAGCACGCGCTGGCCTATGCCGGCGAGGCGCTGCCGCTGCCGGTCGGCGGCTTCTACCGCTTCCGCAAGTCGGGCGACCGCCATGGCTGGGAGGGTGGGATCATCCACACCCTGCAGCAGGCCGTCACCAACGACAGCTACACCACCTTCAAGAAGTATTCGGAGCAGGTGAACAAGCGGCCGCCGATGCAGCTGCGCGACCTGCTGGAGTTCCGCACCACCAAGGCCGCCGTCCCGGTGGACGAGGTGGAGAGCATCACCGCCATCCGCAAGCGCTTCATCACGCCGGGCATGTCGATGGGCGCCCTGTCGCCCGAGGCGCACGGCACGCTGAACGTCGCCATGAACCGCATCGGCGCCAAGTCCGACTCGGGCGAGGGCGGCGAGGATCCGGCGCGCTTCCGCCCGGACAAGAACGGCGACAACTGGAACTCCGCCATCAAGCAGGTGGCGTCGGGCCGCTTCGGCGTCACCGCCGAATACCTGAACCAGTGCCGCGAGCTGGAGATCAAGGTCGCCCAGGGCGCCAAGCCCGGCGAGGGCGGCCAGCTGCCCGGCTTCAAGGTGACGGAGATGATCGCGCGGCTGCGTCACTCGACGCCGGGCGTCATGCTGATCAGCCCGCCGCCGCACCACGACATCTACTCGATCGAGGATCTGGCCCAGCTCATCTATGACCTGAAGCAGATCAACCCGGACGCCAAGGTCACGGTGAAGCTGGTCAGCCGGTCGGGCATCGGCACCATCGCCGCCGGCGTGGCCAAGGCCAACGCCGACATCATCCTGATCTCCGGCAACTCCGGCGGCACCGGCGCCAGCCCGCAGACCTCGATCAAGTTCGCCGGCCTGCCCTGGGAGATGGGCCTGTCGGAGGTGCATCAGGTCCTGACGCTGAACAAGCTGCGCCACCGCGTGCGGCTGCGCACCGACGGCGGCCTGAAGACCGGCCGCGACATCGTCATCGCCGCCATGCTGGGCGCGGAAGAGTTCGGCATCGGCACCGCCAGCCTGATCGCCATGGGCTGCATCATGGTCCGGCAGTGCCATTCCAACACCTGCCCGGTCGGCGTCTGCGTCCAGGACGAGAAGCTGCGCGAGAAGTTCGTCGGCACGCCGGAGAAGGTCGTCAACCTCTTCACCTTCCTGGCCGAGGAGGTCCGCGAGATCCTGGCCCGCCTGGGCTTCCGCTCGCTGAACGAGGTGATCGGCCGCACCGACCTGCTGCATCAGGTCAGCCGCGGCGGCGCCCACCTGGACGACCTCGACCTCAACCCGCTGCTGGCCCAGGCCGATCCGGGCGAGAACGCGCGCTACTGCACGCTGCAGGGCCGCAACGAGGTGCCGGACACGCTGGACGCCCGCATCGTCGCCGATGCCCGCCCGCTGTTCGAGGAAGGCGAGAAGATGCAGCTCGCCTACAACGCCCGCAACACGCAGCGCGCCATCGGCACGCGGCTGTCCTCGATGGTGACGCGGAAGTTCGGGATGTTCGGGCTGCAGCCCGGCCACATCACGGTGCGCCTGCGCGGCACCGCCGGCCAGTCGCTGGGCGCCTTCGCGGTCCAGGGCATCAAGCTGGAGGTGATGGGCGACGCCAACGACTATGTCGGCAAGGGCCTGTCGGGCGGCACCATCGTGGTCCGTCCGGCCACCAGCAGCCCGCTGGAGTCGAACAGGAACACCATCATCGGCAACACGGTGCTGTACGGCGCCACCGCCGGCAAGCTGTTCGCCGCCGGCCAGGCGGGCGAGCGGTTCGCGGTGCGCAACTCCGGCGCCACCGTGGTGGTGGAGGGCTGCGGCTCCAACGGCTGCGAGTACATGACGGGCGGCACGGCGGTCATCCTGGGCAAGGTCGGCGACAACTTCGCCGCCGGCATGACCGGGGGCATGGCCTACCTGTACGACCCGGAGGACTCGCTGCCGCTGCACATCAACGAGGAGAGCGTGATCTTCCAGCGGATCGAGGTGCCCCATTACGAGGCCCAGCTCCGCGCCCTGATCGAGGAGCACGTCGCCGAGACGCAGAGCCGTTTCGCCGCCGAGATCCTCAACGACTGGCAGCGCGAGCTCGGCCACTTCTGGCAGGTGGTCCCGAAGGAGATGCTGCACCGTCTGGCCGTGCCGGTGACCCTGCCGCGCGCCATTCCGGCGGAGTGA
- a CDS encoding alanyl-tRNA editing protein, protein MTRKMFWDDPYRTRLDTRIAAVDSDEVTLEATILYALSGGQESDAGTIGGFEVLEARKDGRDIRYRLAPGHGFGPGDAVAVAIDWERRYRLMRLHFAAEIVLELVVARLPGIHKVGAHIAADKARIDFAWNEPLTPLLPEFAEQAARIVAADTPILSGFSDETAERRFWEIPGFARVPCGGTHLRRTGEIGALTLKRRNTGKGKERIEIALADPHSPAMPQPGRG, encoded by the coding sequence ATGACCCGGAAGATGTTCTGGGACGATCCCTACCGCACCCGCCTGGATACCCGCATCGCCGCGGTGGACAGCGACGAGGTCACGCTGGAGGCCACCATCCTCTACGCGCTTTCCGGCGGGCAGGAGAGCGATGCCGGCACCATCGGCGGCTTCGAGGTGCTGGAGGCCCGCAAGGACGGCCGCGACATCCGCTACAGGCTGGCGCCCGGCCACGGGTTCGGCCCCGGCGACGCCGTTGCGGTGGCGATCGACTGGGAGCGCCGCTACCGGCTGATGCGCCTGCACTTCGCCGCCGAGATCGTGCTTGAGCTGGTGGTGGCCCGCCTGCCCGGCATCCACAAGGTCGGCGCCCACATCGCCGCCGACAAGGCGCGCATCGACTTCGCCTGGAACGAGCCGCTGACCCCGCTGCTGCCCGAATTCGCCGAGCAGGCCGCGCGCATCGTCGCCGCCGACACCCCCATCCTGAGCGGCTTCAGCGACGAAACCGCCGAACGCCGCTTCTGGGAAATCCCCGGCTTCGCCCGGGTTCCCTGCGGCGGCACGCATCTGCGCCGGACAGGCGAGATCGGCGCGCTGACGCTCAAGCGCCGCAACACCGGCAAAGGCAAGGAGCGGATCGAGATCGCGCTGGCCGACCCCCATTCTCCGGCCATGCCTCAGCCGGGACGCGGCTAG
- a CDS encoding GNAT family N-acetyltransferase — translation MSGFGLMIGGFAIRPAGPEDAEAVGGLLQASYPPLMAAGYPADVLERALPGMMKANPLLLRSGTYHLAVAEDGAVIGCGGWTREPPGPPCQPVDPQVGHIRHFATHPDALRRGVGSALLGRCIAEARGAGVRRLECLSSLIAERFYASAGFRSVGRRSVILAPGVQFDSIVMALDLSPAGG, via the coding sequence TTGAGCGGCTTCGGCCTTATGATCGGGGGCTTCGCCATCCGGCCGGCGGGGCCGGAGGATGCCGAGGCGGTCGGCGGACTGCTCCAGGCTTCCTACCCGCCGCTGATGGCCGCCGGTTATCCGGCCGACGTTCTGGAGCGGGCGCTGCCGGGGATGATGAAGGCCAATCCGCTGCTGCTTCGGTCGGGCACCTATCATCTGGCGGTGGCGGAGGACGGCGCAGTCATCGGCTGCGGCGGCTGGACCCGCGAGCCGCCGGGGCCGCCCTGCCAGCCGGTGGACCCGCAGGTCGGACACATCCGGCATTTCGCCACCCATCCCGATGCCTTGCGCCGGGGTGTCGGCAGCGCCCTGCTCGGCCGCTGCATCGCGGAGGCGCGGGGCGCCGGAGTCCGTCGGCTGGAGTGCCTGTCGAGCCTCATCGCCGAGCGGTTCTATGCGTCCGCCGGCTTCCGTTCCGTCGGCCGCCGGTCGGTGATCCTGGCGCCGGGCGTCCAGTTCGACAGCATCGTCATGGCGCTGGATCTGTCCCCGGCCGGCGGTTGA
- a CDS encoding AraC family transcriptional regulator — MAERAGGDKDWVTVRRDAETGIETIRAHFRGHAYDLHDHDELLVGVTEQGVQAFRCRRRLHTSTPGRVILIEPGEAHDGHSPAEDGFTYAMLYLPVPLLTARTDALKGLMPRAAGCLGFRDTLADDPGLAATILSAFLALHRGEGRLARDLSVDRLAERLARHLAPPPDRQRLRPDRAAALVRDLLHARMAEDVGLDELSAAAGVDRFRLNRAFRTAFGLSPHAYLVRLRLRAARRRLAEGEAPALVAAEVGFADQSHLGRWFRRAYGMTPAAYRDLCTNVPD; from the coding sequence ATGGCGGAAAGGGCGGGCGGCGACAAGGATTGGGTGACGGTCCGCCGCGACGCGGAGACCGGCATCGAGACGATCCGCGCCCATTTCCGCGGCCATGCCTATGACCTGCACGATCATGACGAGCTGCTGGTCGGCGTCACCGAACAGGGGGTGCAGGCCTTCCGCTGCCGGCGGCGGCTGCACACCAGCACTCCCGGCCGCGTCATCCTGATCGAACCGGGCGAGGCCCATGACGGCCACAGCCCCGCAGAGGACGGCTTCACCTACGCCATGCTCTACCTGCCGGTGCCGCTGCTGACCGCGCGCACCGACGCCTTGAAGGGCTTGATGCCGCGCGCCGCAGGCTGTTTGGGCTTCCGCGACACGCTGGCCGACGATCCCGGACTCGCCGCGACGATCCTGTCCGCCTTCCTGGCGCTGCACCGCGGGGAGGGGCGGCTTGCCCGCGACCTGTCGGTGGACCGTCTGGCGGAGAGGCTGGCCCGCCATCTCGCCCCGCCGCCGGACCGCCAACGCCTGCGCCCCGACCGCGCCGCCGCCCTGGTGCGGGACCTGCTGCACGCCCGGATGGCCGAGGATGTCGGGCTGGACGAGCTGTCGGCCGCCGCCGGCGTCGACCGCTTCCGCCTGAACCGCGCCTTCCGCACCGCCTTCGGCCTGTCGCCGCATGCCTATCTGGTCCGGCTGCGCCTGCGCGCCGCCCGGCGCCGGCTGGCGGAGGGCGAGGCGCCGGCCCTGGTCGCGGCGGAGGTCGGATTCGCCGACCAGAGCCATCTCGGCCGCTGGTTCCGCCGCGCCTACGGCATGACGCCCGCCGCCTATCGCGATCTGTGCACGAACGTTCCAGACTGA
- a CDS encoding leucyl aminopeptidase family protein has product MLATLLAVDGPDTVVLTPVTKAGLADWLAAQPPAIASWVKAVGFTGEAGSTAFLPGPDGAVAHVLAGVSAVDDLWAFAGLPASLPAGSYKIDAALDERAATRAALGWALGSYRFSRYKKPPAKGFANLVWPAEADRGEVERAATATCLVRDLVNTPACDMGPAELAQAAQDLAAEFDAGLEVIVGQDLLDRDYPAIHAVGRASPRAPRLIDLRWGNPQHPKVTIVGKGVCFDTGGLDLKPSSAMLIMKKDMGGAAHALALGRMIMMAGLPVRLRVLVPAVENVVSGNSFKPQDVLKTRKGLTVEVGNTDAEGRLILCDALAEADSEKPALLIDFATLTGAARVALGPDLPALMCNDDALANDLTEAGTEVDDPMWRLPLWAPYRKGLDSKVADINNVTANGFAGAITAGLFLQEFVSKGTPWAHLDTYAWNGSARPGRPEGGEALGLRAAYAVIAKRFG; this is encoded by the coding sequence TTGCTCGCCACCCTGCTTGCCGTCGACGGCCCCGATACCGTCGTCCTCACCCCCGTGACCAAGGCCGGTCTGGCCGACTGGCTGGCCGCGCAGCCGCCGGCCATCGCCTCCTGGGTCAAGGCGGTGGGCTTCACCGGCGAGGCCGGATCGACCGCCTTCCTGCCGGGACCGGACGGCGCCGTCGCCCATGTGCTGGCCGGCGTTTCGGCGGTCGATGACCTGTGGGCCTTCGCCGGCCTGCCCGCCTCGCTGCCTGCCGGTTCCTACAAGATCGATGCGGCGCTGGATGAGCGGGCGGCGACCAGGGCGGCGCTGGGCTGGGCGCTCGGCAGCTACCGCTTCAGCCGCTACAAGAAGCCGCCGGCGAAGGGCTTCGCCAATCTGGTCTGGCCGGCGGAGGCCGACCGCGGCGAGGTGGAGCGCGCGGCGACCGCCACCTGCCTCGTCCGCGATCTGGTGAACACCCCGGCCTGCGACATGGGTCCGGCCGAGCTGGCCCAGGCGGCGCAGGATCTGGCGGCCGAGTTCGACGCCGGCCTCGAGGTGATCGTCGGGCAGGATCTGCTCGACCGCGACTATCCCGCCATCCATGCCGTCGGTCGCGCCAGCCCGCGGGCGCCGCGGCTGATCGACCTGCGCTGGGGCAACCCGCAGCATCCGAAGGTCACCATCGTCGGCAAGGGCGTGTGTTTCGACACCGGCGGGCTGGACCTGAAGCCGTCCTCCGCCATGCTGATCATGAAGAAGGACATGGGCGGGGCGGCGCATGCGCTGGCGCTCGGCCGGATGATCATGATGGCCGGGCTGCCGGTGCGGCTGCGCGTGCTGGTCCCGGCGGTGGAGAATGTCGTGTCCGGCAACAGCTTCAAGCCGCAGGACGTGCTGAAGACCCGCAAGGGCCTGACGGTGGAGGTCGGCAACACCGACGCCGAAGGCCGCCTGATCCTGTGCGACGCGTTGGCGGAGGCGGATTCGGAGAAGCCGGCCCTGCTGATCGACTTCGCCACCCTGACCGGCGCGGCCCGCGTGGCGCTCGGCCCCGACCTGCCGGCATTGATGTGCAACGATGATGCGCTGGCCAACGACCTGACGGAGGCCGGGACCGAGGTCGACGACCCGATGTGGCGGCTGCCGCTGTGGGCGCCCTACCGCAAGGGACTGGACAGCAAGGTGGCGGACATCAACAACGTCACCGCCAACGGCTTCGCCGGCGCCATCACCGCCGGGCTGTTCCTGCAGGAGTTCGTGTCGAAGGGCACGCCCTGGGCGCATCTGGACACCTATGCCTGGAACGGGTCGGCCCGCCCCGGCCGGCCGGAAGGCGGCGAGGCGCTGGGCCTGCGCGCCGCCTATGCGGTGATCGCCAAGCGGTTCGGCTGA